A segment of the Octopus sinensis unplaced genomic scaffold, ASM634580v1 Contig19321, whole genome shotgun sequence genome:
GACGAtcggacaatatatatattttgctgttcAAATCGACAGTGTACTGCCAGTGACAACCAAAAATTCAGGGTTGTTCGTACTCACTGTACTCCTAATAAACAACCGGGTCTTCAAAAAATGGAAAACTCTCAAAAAGAGCAGATTTCTTGGTTCGATCAGACAGAAGATGATTGGGTTGTTGATAAACTTGAGAAATGTACACTTAACGTGAATGaaggttattttaatttaaaaatatttttttaagttaatctaatttatttttaataataaattatttagaaGTTAAAAATGTAAAACATGATTTTCAAATTAAACAAGTTTCTACAAATTGTTCAAAATCTTATTTTCTGGACATCCGTTCTGACAAAAAACACGACTTTCCAACAAAACCGTTTTTTATGAACCCGAGATCAAGGCCCTACACCGAAAACACCACTTTGGACGAACAGTATGAACCCACAGCACCGAATCACGGAAACCCATATTTTTATCGCTTCGAAAAATATCTCCGAAATAGACCGGGAGTCTGCATTCGGTACTAAaacgattttatttattttttaagatatGAGTGGCAGGGAAAGCCGATTTGGGCTACGGGGGACCGGAGTTTGGTTAAGAAATGTGAGTATTGTGGGGAAGAACGAGTTTTTGAATTGCAACTATTTTCGACTGTGATTTCACTTGTTGGTAATTTTTGTGATTTATTGATCGGATTTTTATATTCCCGAGTTTTTGACGGTGGCTGTTTACAGTTGTGGTAAAAGTTGTTGGGGTGGAGATGgtcacagggaggaatatatttATTCGCAACATgaaatttaatgaattttattgaatttttaatgtttttttactattttcgaaGTCATAAAATTAAGTTTCAGACATTAAAAATCGAATTGGgctattagttagttagttatgttACCCCGGCTTCACTAACACGTAGGAAATGGGCTATTCAATTTTTCCTgcttttattcattaaaaaacaaataaattcataCTTTAAGATTCTTTAGATtttctaaaagaatatttattttgtatttagaataaaaaaaaattttaagctaaTGAAAGTCGttgtttttttccaaatttcgATTGTTTATTTTCTAACCAGTTGATTAAAAAACGTTTGACTCGGTAGATCactatttccttttttatttttaagctttTTTTGAAACAAAAAACTTGATAATCAAAGAATCtgttatttagtatttaattagtagcagaggataagatggaatggcaattcccacgcaagatggcttttgatatgcgttggaaaagccatgtccgttcccgatgatcatttctccttctctttgccaaatcccccagtttaataaggaattttttagttCTGGGACCGAGGACTCCCGTTGACTGATTTTTAGCGTTTTGTCCAGGTTAGCTGCGGAGCCCGGCTCTGCGGCTGACGTAAAGATGTTTCCGGCAAAGAAGGTATCCGTGCAAGTTGCGTCCCAGATGAGCGACTTGCCATTTTCGAAGGGGAAAGTCGTTAGGCCGTCAGGACGTTTACCATCCTTCCGAAACAGGCCGACCGGTTCCAACTGTGTTGGGAATCCGGCAGTTTCGAGGGTCCGCTGTACAAAGTTGTTCATGAATTCAgtcaaattttaataaataaaaccattattaatattattttgtaggTTATCAATGAATGTAGAGAcggttattatgattatttcagTTCCAGATAGTTTCAGAGGCGACGTGAAGAATTGGGGTGTTATGttactttttaaaaatgaatctatctaaatattgtttcttttttggcTGTCGTTTTCGTTGAACTGGGAAGATTTTATCTtcaaattcattctaaaatggtaaaattacaaatttgattttttgtcatttttttgtaatttatagactcaatttttttttttttaaataacgagTACAAAAGCAGTTCATTCGGTACGCTTATGGACGACGATTGTGTGAGAATCGGTGTTGCACAACGCTTGGGTCTTGACGTCTGTCAGGAACACAGATGCCGGTGTGGAGGAATAGTCGATTCCAAAGGACTACACCTTTGTCTTGCAAGAGGAGTGCAGGTCGCGCTCCCCGCCATGCCGCACTCAACGACATAATACGACGGGCCCTCGAGAGCGCAGGATTTCCAGCACACCTGGAACCCGTCGGGCTGGACCGGGGAGATGGCAGAAGGCCCGATGGGATAACTCTTTTCCCGTACTCCCAGGGAAAATCACTCGCATGGGATGCGACGTGCGTAGACACGTTCTCCCAGTCCACGATTCTTCGGAATATTCATTCGCCCGTTGGCTGCTAATGCAGCAGAAAAGGCGAAGATATCTAAGTATTTGGAGATCGGAAAACTTTTCCGTTTTGTCCCAATCTCGATAGAGACGTCTGGTGTAGTGGGATCCAAAACCGCGGAATTTCTCAAGGAAATTGGGGCGATGCTGGCTAAACGAAGGAGGGACAGTCGCGAGGGATATTGGCTTCGCCAACGTATCGGAATTGCAGTTCTTCGTGGCAACACGCACGCGATACTGGCTGCCGGAGCGTGACGATTTATAATACTTTTCAGTGACATTTTGTACTTTAGACtcaattaaaagcaaaatatttaattattttcttattatttttggaATTAGGGGTTTGATGAGAGTATAGGTATTTTTTTGAAATGTGATTTGGCCGgaatattaataaaatgtatttgGGTTGCATTCTATCAAGATTTCATACcataaatagacagaaaaaatTGCCGCAAAATTTTTTTGATTCCATCTTtccaaaaacacctaaaactaaTTTATTGTAATGAAAgttaaattaattattgaaattattttaaataaattttattcaatcatCACACCACTTTATGCATAAATTAAAACATTTCGGCTTAGGTGAATTATTAACTATGTTGGGAGAATATAAATCAGTaaactttcaagaaaatttaAACCTCTAGAGGTCATGTTCAAACGAATTCGCGAAAAGGACATTACCGATGATGAGATTTGattatttatataagaaaaacaacaaagaaatgtcATCCCGCTCTGTTGAGGAAATTTCTGTCCTTTTTCCTGACGGGTCTAAGCACAAGGCGCAGTCCTGGAAGTCGACTCCTGAAGATTTAATCTGCTTTTCCAAGTGATGCTCACATCCAATATTCCCAGATCAAATAACGAATTTGTGGCTGCTCGAGTCGACGGAAATCTTTGGGATCTGACCCGACCTCTCGAAAAGTCGTGTTCCTTAGATTTTGTCTCATGTTCCGAACCCGAAGGCCTTAATGTCTACTGGAACTCCGCAGGAATGATCCTCGGCTGTGCCATCGACAAGACTTTTCAAGATGCAGTCTTTTGCGGAGTAGGTTTAGGAAGCCAAAAAttacacgtagatatatatcttcacaagtataaaatacaaatattaatatttagagATAAATTTACTCATAAAAAAGCCTCTTCGTTGTTGTCTATTTCTGAGGACATTATTCAGAAGGGACTCCCAATTAACAGACTTGTCTGCTCTGTTGAGGAAGCGAAAAGCatttttaaagtaaattaattttttttatattttaggacAACAAATTCTTACTCGGGCAACTTTTAGCCAAAAAAGACGAAGAAATTATCTCCGTTTATCGGTTTTATATTAAAAGCGGACTTTCAGTTGTGGTGGGGTTATTGGGATGAGTGAGATACCACACGTGCCTTTTACTTCCATGATTAAACACATCTCAGTTCTGCAGGTAAGGGAGGTGGTGATATTCTCAGACTTTATCCGTCGACTGGAAAGGACACAAAGACCTTCAACGTGTTTATGCTATTGCATTTCCCACCGTCGAAatgattaaacaacaaaaacggATTAATCAGGATCTTTCCAGGGATCACCGAACGATTGGATCAGTTTTCTCTTCTAATCAATTTGCAGGAACAAGGATTATTTTTCTTCCACAATACAAGTCCTGGAAGTTGTTTTTTCTCCCCGAAAGGCTCAATCGTCTACTCAAGACTCGAAGAGTTcataaaagtaatatttataaactatACTTAGAATTTGTGGTGGGATCACGGATATGAGTTGGTACAGACCCCAACTATATTCAAAAATGATATTTGGGTCACTTCTGGACATTGGGAGCACTACCAGGTCACTTTTCACGAATATTTCAGGAGAATATGTTTAAGATTCTAATGGATCACCAAACATATGTATTGAAGCCCATGAATTGTCCCGGGCACTGGTAATTGTGTTTGCACTTATTGGAGTATGATTTATAAAACCCAGCCACGGTCTTATCGAGAGTTGCCGATCAGATTGGCCGAGTTTGGAGTTGTCCATAGAAATGAGTACTCGGGGGCACTCACAGGACTCACTCGAGTTCGAAGATTCCAGCAAGACGATGCTCATATATTTTGTCGGGTAGATCAGGTGAGGATAATTCTCTATAAATAAGATTGGCACTGAGATTCGAGACAGTCTCAAATTCGCAGAATCGGTTTATTCCAAATTGGGTTTTTCTGTGAAATATGTTCTTTCGACTCGACCGACTAATTTTATGGGCTGTCAAGAAACGTGGACTATCGCCGAGAaagttgtgtttatttttattttctagcaATTAAGCGATGCCTT
Coding sequences within it:
- the LOC115232094 gene encoding LOW QUALITY PROTEIN: threonine--tRNA ligase 1, cytoplasmic-like (The sequence of the model RefSeq protein was modified relative to this genomic sequence to represent the inferred CDS: substituted 1 base at 1 genomic stop codon); its protein translation is MIYKTQPRSYRELPIRLAEFGVVHRNEYSGALTGLTRVRRFQQDDAHIFCRVDQIRDSLKFAESVYSKLGFSVKYVLSTRPTNFMGCQETWTIAEKVVFIFIFXQLSDALVDFGCSFSTSPGEGAFYGPKIDMIICDVLERPHQCGTIQLDFHLPQRFDLFYVKSVNF